The following are from one region of the Rosistilla carotiformis genome:
- a CDS encoding 6-pyruvoyl trahydropterin synthase family protein — MRRIRFCAGHRLVGHDGKCVHFHGHNYVAEFYVTGEVQDDVGRIIDFGVLKRKFKGWIDENWDHAFVLWDQDTNGLRAIRMVEPCRVFELPYNPTSENMARYLLEVVSPELLHDTGTHASKVVIWESEESCSEVTRG, encoded by the coding sequence ATGCGTCGTATTCGTTTCTGTGCAGGTCATCGGTTGGTTGGACACGACGGCAAGTGCGTCCATTTCCACGGGCACAACTACGTCGCTGAATTCTATGTGACCGGCGAAGTCCAAGACGATGTCGGGCGGATCATCGACTTCGGCGTGCTGAAGCGAAAGTTCAAAGGCTGGATCGACGAGAACTGGGACCACGCCTTTGTGCTCTGGGATCAAGACACCAACGGCCTGCGGGCGATCCGCATGGTCGAACCCTGCCGCGTCTTTGAATTGCCCTACAATCCGACCTCCGAAAACATGGCCCGCTATCTGCTGGAAGTCGTCAGTCCCGAACTGCTGCATGACACCGGAACGCATGCCAGCAAAGTCGTGATCTGGGAATCCGAGGAGAGCTGTTCGGAAGTGACGCGAGGGTGA
- a CDS encoding DUF1501 domain-containing protein, whose amino-acid sequence MTTNNEFCRRTRRQALWEMGCGFTGTALATMLGDSFLGTQTVAADGKTAWENPLAPKQPPLPAKAKSVIFLYMYGGPSHIDTFDYKPAMKGMDNKSIEVKTFGRGGHKNKGRIVEPRWDFKQYGECGKWVSDLFPNLGTCVDDIAFIHSMTADSPIHGSAMLQMNSGRILSGSPCLGSWVNYGLGTVNQNLPGFVVMLDPRGGPISGAKNWSSGFMPAHYQATVMKSNGSPILNLKPQAGMTDTLQRDLLDTMRKYNEQHQAARIENTDLAARISSYELAYQMQAAAPDAVDLSKEDARTIDDYGMNDEKSKTFGKQCLMARRLVERGVRCVQIYSGGAHNDDNWDAHNDIAVNHNLHAAETDKPIAALLKDLKQRGMLDSTLVVWGGEFGRQPTAEYEKGTGRDHNAYGFTMWMAGGGIKGGVSVGKTDELGSAAVENRYHVKNLHATILDRLGFDPNHLTYFFGGLDQKLVGVEGAEPIHQVLA is encoded by the coding sequence ATGACAACCAACAACGAATTCTGCCGTCGCACTCGCCGTCAAGCTCTATGGGAAATGGGCTGCGGCTTCACCGGAACCGCATTGGCCACGATGCTTGGCGACTCGTTCCTGGGAACGCAAACGGTCGCTGCCGACGGCAAGACCGCTTGGGAAAATCCGCTCGCCCCCAAGCAACCGCCGCTGCCTGCGAAAGCCAAGTCGGTGATCTTCCTGTACATGTATGGCGGCCCCAGCCACATCGATACGTTTGATTACAAACCAGCGATGAAAGGGATGGACAACAAGTCGATCGAGGTCAAAACGTTTGGGCGCGGCGGACATAAGAACAAGGGACGGATCGTCGAACCGCGTTGGGACTTCAAGCAGTACGGCGAGTGTGGCAAGTGGGTCAGCGATCTGTTTCCCAACTTGGGAACCTGCGTCGACGACATCGCGTTCATCCATTCGATGACCGCCGATTCGCCGATCCACGGTTCGGCGATGCTCCAGATGAACAGCGGCCGGATCCTCAGCGGCAGCCCCTGCCTGGGATCGTGGGTCAATTACGGCCTGGGAACCGTCAACCAAAACCTGCCCGGGTTTGTCGTCATGTTGGACCCGCGAGGCGGACCGATCAGCGGCGCGAAGAACTGGAGCAGCGGTTTCATGCCGGCTCACTACCAAGCGACGGTCATGAAGAGCAACGGATCGCCGATCCTGAACCTGAAACCGCAAGCTGGCATGACCGACACGTTGCAACGCGATCTGTTGGACACGATGCGGAAGTACAACGAACAGCATCAGGCGGCGCGGATCGAAAATACCGATTTGGCGGCAAGGATCAGCAGTTACGAACTGGCTTATCAGATGCAAGCCGCGGCTCCCGACGCCGTCGACCTCTCGAAGGAAGACGCTCGAACGATCGACGATTACGGGATGAACGATGAAAAGTCGAAGACCTTCGGCAAGCAGTGTCTGATGGCGCGGCGGCTGGTCGAACGGGGCGTCCGCTGCGTGCAGATCTACAGCGGCGGCGCTCACAACGACGACAACTGGGATGCTCACAACGACATCGCCGTCAACCACAACCTGCACGCGGCGGAGACCGACAAACCGATCGCCGCACTGCTGAAGGACCTCAAGCAGCGCGGGATGCTCGATTCGACGCTGGTCGTCTGGGGGGGCGAATTCGGCCGCCAACCGACCGCCGAATACGAGAAGGGAACCGGCCGGGATCACAATGCCTACGGCTTCACGATGTGGATGGCTGGCGGCGGGATCAAGGGGGGCGTCAGCGTCGGCAAGACCGACGAACTGGGATCCGCCGCTGTCGAAAACCGCTACCACGTCAAGAACCTGCACGCCACGATCCTCGACCGATTGGGATTCGATCCCAACCACCTGACCTACTTCTTCGGCGGGCTGGATCAAAAACTAGTCGGTGTCGAAGGAGCCGAACCGATCCATCAAGTGCTAGCCTAA
- a CDS encoding PSD1 and planctomycete cytochrome C domain-containing protein: MNRLCFYVIALRLIVTPTGLLADDAAAPGAEQVAFFNDSILPVLEEHCFKCHGGDKEKGGLKLDSRSALVRGGDSGSGIDMDAPEQSILLEAVRFESYEMPPSGKLPDETIALIARWVAMGSPYPADMIGDDDAPVHESPGSRVTDEDRKFWSFQPIQNPPVPATDDAGWARTPTDRFILNRLAENGLQPNGEISPRGLLRRVYYDLTGLPPSIEAIQEFEADPSDLAYQKIVDNLLASPEYGERWGRHWMDLVRYAETNSYERDDAKPEVWRFRDYVIDSLNADKPFDDFTREQIAGDEMEFKPERLVATGYHRLGIWDDEPADKELAFYDDMDDIVGTTSQVFLGLTVHCARCHEHKIDPIPHADYYRMLSFFSGLNRLGVRSGDSVRQNSLRPMVPPSQGRQYTEAKKRYENERRELEKTIREIEKQVQPDFQPVEKEDFAYQMNREAIVGKRVGKLIDRAKYDQYVAARKRLTEIERNKPAEVGMALCVTEIGSQARPTFVLTRGNPHAPADPVEPGFPEILGGQTPEIPASPNPETSGRRIVLADWLVSDSNPMTARVLANRLWQYHFGRGIVRTPNDFGFQGAPPTHPLLLDYLASELIRADWHLKPLHRMLVTSSAYRMTSDSRDEAFAADPTNDYFWRFESRRLSAEEIRDSMLAATGKLNLSKGGPSIYPIIEAEVLAGQSRPGAGWGKSSDAERARRSVYIHIKRSLGVPLLMNFDAADTDFTCPVRFATIQPTQALGMFNSDYLVQQSSDLADLAEREAPAGDAADRVAVALRRVLQRDASEQEIAWGVELMQRLRSEHQVDQRRGLELFCLVALNLNEFIYLD, encoded by the coding sequence ATGAACAGACTGTGTTTTTACGTCATCGCTCTACGACTGATTGTCACGCCGACTGGACTGCTAGCCGACGACGCTGCAGCCCCCGGTGCCGAGCAGGTCGCGTTCTTCAATGACTCGATCCTGCCCGTCCTCGAGGAACATTGCTTCAAGTGTCACGGCGGCGATAAGGAAAAAGGTGGGCTGAAACTCGATTCCCGTTCGGCTCTGGTCCGCGGCGGCGACAGCGGTTCGGGGATCGACATGGACGCTCCCGAGCAGAGCATCCTGCTGGAAGCGGTTCGCTTCGAATCGTACGAGATGCCGCCGTCGGGCAAGTTGCCCGATGAGACGATCGCGTTGATCGCCCGTTGGGTTGCGATGGGTTCGCCCTATCCAGCCGACATGATCGGCGACGACGACGCCCCGGTTCACGAATCTCCCGGCTCGCGCGTCACCGACGAGGACCGCAAGTTTTGGTCCTTCCAACCGATCCAAAATCCGCCGGTTCCAGCGACCGATGACGCGGGCTGGGCGCGGACGCCGACCGATCGCTTCATCTTGAATCGTTTGGCTGAAAATGGACTGCAGCCCAACGGCGAGATCTCGCCGCGCGGTCTGCTGCGCCGCGTCTATTACGACCTGACCGGACTGCCGCCAAGCATCGAAGCGATCCAAGAATTCGAAGCCGACCCGAGCGATCTCGCTTATCAGAAGATCGTTGACAACTTGCTCGCTTCGCCCGAATACGGCGAGCGTTGGGGGCGGCACTGGATGGATCTGGTTCGCTATGCCGAAACGAACAGCTACGAACGGGACGACGCCAAACCCGAGGTCTGGCGTTTCCGCGACTACGTGATCGATTCGCTGAACGCCGACAAACCGTTCGACGATTTTACGCGCGAACAGATCGCCGGCGACGAGATGGAATTTAAGCCGGAGCGGTTGGTCGCGACCGGTTACCATCGGCTTGGGATCTGGGATGACGAACCAGCCGACAAAGAGCTTGCGTTTTACGACGACATGGATGACATCGTCGGGACGACCAGCCAGGTCTTCCTGGGGCTGACCGTCCATTGCGCTCGCTGCCACGAACACAAGATCGATCCGATCCCGCACGCCGATTATTACCGGATGCTCTCCTTCTTCTCCGGCCTGAATCGGCTGGGCGTTCGCAGCGGCGATTCGGTCCGCCAGAACTCGCTGCGTCCAATGGTTCCGCCCAGCCAGGGGCGTCAATATACCGAGGCGAAGAAGCGTTACGAGAACGAACGCCGCGAGTTGGAAAAGACGATTCGCGAGATCGAGAAACAGGTCCAGCCCGATTTCCAACCTGTCGAGAAAGAGGACTTCGCTTACCAAATGAACCGCGAAGCGATCGTGGGCAAACGGGTTGGCAAGCTGATCGACCGAGCGAAATATGACCAATACGTCGCCGCTCGGAAGCGGTTGACCGAAATCGAGCGGAACAAACCAGCCGAGGTGGGAATGGCGTTGTGCGTGACCGAGATCGGTTCGCAAGCTCGCCCGACGTTTGTGCTGACGCGCGGCAATCCGCACGCGCCGGCCGATCCGGTAGAACCGGGCTTCCCCGAAATTTTGGGTGGCCAAACGCCCGAGATTCCTGCCAGTCCGAATCCTGAAACCTCGGGACGCCGAATCGTGCTGGCCGATTGGTTGGTCAGCGACAGCAATCCGATGACCGCTCGCGTGCTGGCCAACCGGTTGTGGCAATACCACTTCGGTCGCGGGATCGTCCGCACTCCCAACGACTTCGGTTTCCAAGGGGCTCCCCCAACCCATCCGCTGTTGCTCGACTATCTGGCCAGCGAATTGATTCGCGCCGATTGGCATCTGAAACCGCTGCACCGGATGCTTGTCACCAGCAGTGCCTACCGGATGACATCGGACAGTCGCGACGAAGCGTTTGCCGCCGATCCGACCAACGATTACTTCTGGCGATTCGAATCGCGGCGGTTGAGCGCCGAAGAGATCCGCGACTCGATGCTCGCCGCGACCGGCAAGTTGAACCTCAGCAAAGGCGGTCCCAGCATCTACCCGATCATCGAAGCGGAGGTCCTGGCAGGTCAGTCGCGACCGGGAGCCGGTTGGGGCAAAAGCAGCGACGCCGAACGCGCCCGACGCAGCGTTTACATTCACATCAAACGCTCCCTCGGCGTTCCGTTGCTGATGAACTTCGACGCCGCCGATACCGATTTCACCTGCCCCGTCCGTTTTGCAACGATCCAACCGACGCAAGCGTTGGGAATGTTTAACAGCGACTACCTGGTGCAACAATCGTCCGACCTCGCCGATCTGGCAGAGCGTGAAGCTCCCGCGGGAGACGCTGCCGATCGCGTCGCGGTGGCGCTGCGACGCGTGCTGCAACGCGACGCCAGCGAACAAGAGATCGCCTGGGGCGTCGAACTGATGCAACGTCTGCGATCCGAACACCAGGTCGACCAACGCCGCGGCTTGGAACTGTTCTGTTTGGTCGCCTTGAATTTGAACGAGTTTATCTATCTGGACTGA
- a CDS encoding MFS transporter encodes MSTAAPTSQSNMTTRLSIMMFLQFFAWGAWFATLALALGSNGLAEFTGGAYESAPIAAIFAPLFLGLIADRFFASERVMGVLLLIGGGIMCMLPSIAAKGDGTLMVRLMIAYMCCYMPTLGLSNTIAFTHIPDQNHFPKIRVWGTIGWIVAGLTLGFAGWSDSLNIFWLGAISSILLGLYSFTLPHTPPPAKDKPLDFRSLLMLDAFGMMKSPGFLVFAICSMLICIPLGYYYGQTSAYLGAAGFTEPGSTMTLGQMSEIFFMILIPFFFRKLGVKLMLMIGMASWVLRYLLFAMGAPDQVTWMLLLGVALHGICYDFFFVTGFMYTDNKAPREIRGQAQSLLVFLTQGLGLFFGFRFAFGANFPFTNIPLPTRIGEYGAAPGPELAEQISALRADAATPTFLESLMNMFNKGYPEGLDTAAYVVPAMQDWKNYWIFPAILASAVFVLFTVGFWDRMTPAAEEEATTEEA; translated from the coding sequence ATGAGCACTGCCGCCCCCACGTCCCAGTCGAACATGACGACGCGATTGTCGATCATGATGTTCCTCCAGTTTTTCGCCTGGGGTGCATGGTTTGCAACGCTGGCCCTGGCCTTGGGGAGTAACGGATTGGCGGAATTCACCGGCGGTGCTTACGAAAGCGCTCCGATCGCGGCGATCTTCGCTCCTTTATTCCTGGGGCTGATCGCCGACCGATTCTTCGCTTCCGAAAGAGTGATGGGAGTCCTGTTGCTGATCGGCGGCGGAATCATGTGCATGCTCCCTTCGATCGCGGCGAAGGGAGATGGCACGTTGATGGTCCGTTTGATGATCGCTTATATGTGTTGCTACATGCCGACGCTGGGGCTCAGTAACACGATCGCTTTCACTCACATTCCCGACCAAAACCACTTCCCCAAGATTCGTGTCTGGGGAACGATCGGTTGGATCGTTGCCGGGCTGACGCTTGGATTCGCGGGATGGTCCGATTCGTTGAACATCTTCTGGTTGGGAGCGATCAGCAGCATTTTGCTAGGCCTGTACAGCTTCACCCTGCCCCACACGCCACCGCCCGCGAAGGACAAGCCGTTGGACTTCCGATCGCTGTTGATGCTGGATGCCTTTGGGATGATGAAGAGTCCTGGGTTTCTGGTGTTTGCGATCTGTTCGATGCTGATCTGCATCCCGTTGGGTTATTATTACGGTCAGACCTCCGCTTACCTGGGGGCCGCCGGCTTTACCGAACCGGGTTCGACGATGACGCTGGGACAGATGTCGGAGATCTTCTTTATGATCTTGATCCCGTTCTTCTTCCGTAAGTTGGGCGTCAAGTTGATGCTGATGATCGGTATGGCCAGCTGGGTGCTGCGTTATCTGTTGTTCGCGATGGGAGCTCCCGATCAAGTCACCTGGATGTTGCTGTTGGGCGTTGCGCTACACGGTATCTGTTACGACTTCTTCTTCGTTACAGGATTCATGTACACCGACAACAAAGCGCCACGCGAGATCCGCGGCCAGGCGCAAAGCTTGCTCGTTTTCTTGACGCAGGGATTGGGGCTGTTCTTCGGTTTCCGCTTTGCGTTTGGCGCCAACTTCCCCTTCACCAACATTCCGTTGCCAACACGGATCGGTGAATATGGCGCCGCACCGGGGCCGGAGCTTGCCGAACAGATCTCCGCGCTTCGCGCCGACGCAGCGACGCCAACCTTCCTGGAGAGCCTGATGAACATGTTTAACAAGGGCTATCCGGAGGGATTGGACACGGCAGCCTATGTCGTTCCCGCGATGCAGGATTGGAAAAACTATTGGATCTTTCCGGCGATTTTGGCCTCGGCTGTCTTCGTGTTGTTTACCGTAGGCTTTTGGGATCGAATGACCCCCGCAGCCGAAGAGGAAGCGACGACGGAAGAGGCGTAA
- a CDS encoding ThuA domain-containing protein: MTMLNRANLFCLAVSFTLASLGGLRADDAKSAAARSINVLLVTGGCCHDYDFQAKAIQLAAAERGLKVQWTVVNDGGTGTTAEIDLYKNVDWSQGFDVVIHNECFANTTDPDYIRSITDPHKAGVNAVVIHCAIHTYRAADVDDWREFLGVTSRKHEHKSNYPVKVVKPDHPIMAGFPSDYKSETDELYVIEKIWPGTTILATSTSEKTGKEHGVYWTNQYGKARVFGTTYGHSNETFGDPVFLDTLIKGLAWAAGQ; this comes from the coding sequence ATGACGATGTTGAATCGAGCGAACCTATTCTGTCTGGCTGTCAGTTTCACTCTGGCCAGCCTTGGCGGTCTGCGAGCCGACGACGCGAAGTCGGCGGCGGCGCGTTCGATCAACGTCTTGTTGGTCACCGGCGGTTGTTGCCACGATTACGACTTTCAAGCCAAAGCGATCCAATTGGCTGCGGCCGAGCGGGGGCTGAAGGTTCAGTGGACGGTGGTTAACGACGGCGGCACCGGCACGACGGCAGAGATCGATCTCTACAAGAACGTCGATTGGTCGCAGGGCTTTGACGTGGTGATTCACAACGAATGTTTCGCCAACACGACCGATCCCGATTACATCCGCAGCATCACCGACCCGCACAAAGCGGGAGTCAACGCGGTGGTGATCCATTGTGCAATACACACCTACCGGGCGGCCGATGTCGACGACTGGCGGGAGTTTCTTGGAGTGACCAGCCGCAAGCACGAACACAAAAGCAACTACCCGGTCAAGGTCGTTAAGCCCGACCATCCGATCATGGCTGGTTTTCCCAGCGATTACAAAAGCGAGACCGACGAGCTGTATGTGATCGAAAAAATTTGGCCCGGGACAACGATCCTCGCCACATCGACAAGCGAAAAGACGGGCAAGGAGCACGGCGTTTATTGGACCAACCAATACGGCAAAGCTCGCGTCTTCGGGACCACCTACGGCCATTCCAACGAGACCTTTGGCGATCCCGTTTTTCTGGACACGTTGATCAAAGGTCTCGCTTGGGCGGCGGGTCAGTAG
- a CDS encoding DUF4160 domain-containing protein, with amino-acid sequence MFFYAGDRDEPAHVHVERDDCEAKFWLDPVRLARSHGFAPREVNKLEKLIADNQQALLDSWDEYFNG; translated from the coding sequence TTGTTTTTCTATGCAGGTGATCGAGATGAGCCTGCACACGTTCACGTCGAACGAGATGACTGTGAAGCGAAATTTTGGCTTGATCCTGTGCGGCTTGCGAGAAGTCATGGCTTTGCCCCTCGCGAAGTGAACAAGCTTGAGAAACTGATCGCTGATAATCAACAAGCACTTCTGGATAGCTGGGATGAATACTTCAACGGTTGA
- a CDS encoding DUF2442 domain-containing protein yields MNTSTVETQSPSATSATVSDEILLVQLSDGRAISVPLAWYPRLVHGTIAERNRWRLVGNGRGIHWPDLDEDISVDNLLSGKPSGESQGSLKRWLEMRSQGKNGNN; encoded by the coding sequence ATGAATACTTCAACGGTTGAAACTCAAAGTCCGTCGGCCACCTCTGCCACGGTTAGCGACGAAATCTTGTTGGTGCAGTTGTCCGACGGACGTGCGATCTCGGTTCCTCTTGCTTGGTACCCACGACTCGTCCATGGGACGATCGCCGAACGCAATCGCTGGCGGTTGGTCGGCAACGGTCGAGGGATTCATTGGCCCGATCTCGATGAAGATATCAGCGTCGACAATCTTCTCTCGGGTAAACCTTCCGGTGAAAGCCAAGGTTCATTGAAGCGTTGGCTTGAAATGAGAAGTCAGGGGAAGAACGGCAATAACTAA
- a CDS encoding fasciclin domain-containing protein — protein sequence MRTLITCATMIAMTTMTYAGDNCRKQQVVCSGTVIHVGPAQRLVAHTPVAAPAAAATDTKDIVDTAVSAKKFSTLVAAVKAAGLVETLKGDEPFTVFAPNDEAFAKLPQGTIADLLKPENKAKLTAILTYHVVPGKVMAADVVGVKSAKTVNGKEVSVTVEGNTVMIDQSKVIATDIVTSNGVIHVIDSVLLP from the coding sequence ATGAGAACTTTGATCACCTGTGCAACCATGATCGCAATGACCACGATGACCTACGCCGGAGACAACTGCCGCAAACAACAGGTCGTCTGCTCGGGAACCGTGATTCACGTCGGCCCCGCCCAGCGGCTCGTCGCACACACACCAGTCGCCGCACCGGCAGCGGCAGCAACGGATACAAAAGATATCGTCGACACGGCCGTCTCCGCGAAGAAGTTCTCGACACTTGTCGCCGCAGTGAAAGCAGCCGGTTTGGTCGAAACATTAAAAGGGGACGAGCCATTCACCGTCTTCGCTCCCAACGATGAAGCGTTCGCGAAACTGCCACAAGGCACGATCGCCGACCTGCTGAAGCCCGAGAATAAAGCCAAACTCACAGCGATCCTGACCTACCATGTCGTCCCCGGCAAGGTGATGGCAGCCGACGTGGTGGGCGTGAAATCGGCCAAGACAGTCAACGGTAAAGAGGTCTCGGTGACCGTCGAAGGGAACACCGTGATGATCGACCAATCGAAGGTCATCGCCACCGACATCGTGACCAGCAATGGAGTCATCCACGTGATCGACAGCGTCCTGCTGCCATAA
- a CDS encoding ABC transporter ATP-binding protein: MIELNGFGKDYGDFTAVDCIDMKIEAGEVFGFIGPNGAGKSTSIRFLATLLKASRGDGTVAGHSVSRDPMAVRRVVGYMPDNFGVYDGMRVWEFLDFFAVAYQIRKEARKRIISEVLELLDLSHKRDDFVNGLSRGMKQRLCLAKTLVHDPPVLILDEPASGLDPRARVEVKALLKELRRMGKTILISSHILTELADCCTSIGIIERGKILMHGPIDSVYRQLRRNRVLEVSFLENQDAGLSILRSSEALRSLDVIGDKATAEMETDDEGMAQLLERMLAEGVRVRKFNDKDPTLEDVFMTVTKGLVS, encoded by the coding sequence ATGATTGAACTCAACGGCTTTGGCAAAGACTACGGCGACTTCACCGCCGTCGACTGCATCGACATGAAAATCGAGGCGGGGGAGGTGTTTGGGTTTATCGGTCCCAATGGCGCTGGCAAAAGCACGTCGATCCGCTTCCTGGCCACTCTGCTGAAAGCGTCGCGCGGCGATGGAACGGTCGCCGGGCACAGCGTCTCGCGCGATCCAATGGCGGTCCGCCGCGTGGTCGGTTACATGCCCGATAACTTCGGTGTCTACGACGGGATGCGAGTCTGGGAGTTTCTGGACTTCTTCGCTGTCGCCTACCAGATTCGCAAAGAAGCGCGGAAGCGGATCATTTCGGAGGTCCTGGAACTGTTGGACCTGTCGCACAAGCGGGACGATTTCGTCAACGGGCTCTCCCGCGGCATGAAACAACGGCTGTGCCTCGCCAAGACGCTTGTCCACGACCCGCCGGTTTTGATCCTCGACGAACCGGCGAGCGGTCTGGATCCGCGGGCCCGCGTCGAAGTCAAAGCGTTATTAAAAGAGCTGCGGCGGATGGGGAAAACGATTCTGATCAGCAGCCACATTTTGACCGAACTCGCCGATTGCTGCACTTCGATTGGGATCATCGAACGGGGCAAGATCCTGATGCACGGGCCGATCGATTCGGTCTACCGGCAACTGCGTCGCAATCGTGTCTTGGAGGTCAGCTTCCTCGAAAACCAAGATGCGGGGCTGTCGATCTTGCGGAGCAGCGAAGCGCTGCGGTCGTTGGACGTGATCGGCGACAAAGCGACAGCGGAAATGGAGACCGACGACGAGGGGATGGCTCAATTGTTGGAACGGATGCTGGCCGAAGGGGTCCGCGTGCGGAAGTTCAACGACAAAGATCCGACGCTCGAAGACGTCTTTATGACCGTCACCAAGGGCCTGGTTTCCTAA
- a CDS encoding CPXCG motif-containing cysteine-rich protein — protein sequence MQDEAKYICDGCGEEIVIPIDLSAGVSQDYVEDCPVCCRPNVIHVDIDADGMANVWTERE from the coding sequence ATGCAAGACGAAGCAAAATATATCTGCGATGGCTGTGGCGAAGAGATTGTTATCCCGATCGATCTCTCGGCGGGCGTCAGCCAAGACTATGTCGAAGACTGTCCAGTCTGCTGCCGTCCCAACGTGATCCACGTCGACATCGACGCCGATGGAATGGCCAACGTCTGGACCGAACGCGAATAA
- a CDS encoding Gfo/Idh/MocA family protein, giving the protein MNALRFGVLGTARIARRIVADMQSVDAIQVVGIASRDPARARWYADQYGIAQAFDSYDAMLASDRIDAVYIPLPPSLHHDWALAAADAGKHLIVEKPVAMTLAEAQAIDQRCRDRGRQWLDATAWLHHLRTDRIRQVIDAGELGRVQHISVACSFFEPFQSDDHRLKPELGGGCLLDLGWYAYGMARWAAGRLPVAIQSIGRQDRDIWFRTSSLLDFGDDLTATVNCAYDTATRKWFEIAGDQASIVCDDFTRPWPSKPARFWIHDRAGSVKSETFDGNQEARMLATFADLVSNATAATAMNQQALDTQQILQTIADGIAS; this is encoded by the coding sequence TTGAACGCTTTACGTTTTGGAGTTTTGGGAACGGCGCGGATCGCGCGGCGGATCGTCGCCGATATGCAATCGGTCGACGCGATTCAAGTCGTGGGGATCGCCAGTCGGGATCCGGCTCGCGCCCGTTGGTATGCCGATCAATACGGGATCGCTCAAGCCTTCGACAGCTACGATGCAATGCTCGCCAGCGACCGTATCGACGCGGTCTACATCCCGTTGCCCCCATCGCTGCACCACGACTGGGCCTTGGCCGCCGCCGACGCGGGCAAGCATTTGATCGTCGAAAAACCCGTGGCGATGACGCTTGCCGAAGCTCAAGCGATCGACCAGCGGTGTCGCGATCGCGGCCGGCAATGGCTCGACGCAACCGCTTGGCTGCATCATCTGCGGACCGATCGAATCCGACAAGTGATCGACGCCGGCGAACTGGGACGAGTGCAGCATATCAGCGTCGCTTGTTCGTTTTTTGAACCGTTTCAATCGGACGACCATCGACTGAAACCTGAACTGGGTGGCGGTTGCCTGTTGGATCTCGGTTGGTATGCGTACGGGATGGCGCGGTGGGCGGCAGGGCGACTGCCGGTCGCAATCCAATCGATCGGTCGGCAGGACCGGGACATCTGGTTTCGCACCAGCAGCCTGCTGGACTTTGGTGACGACCTGACCGCCACGGTGAACTGTGCCTATGACACCGCGACGCGGAAGTGGTTCGAAATCGCTGGCGACCAGGCGTCGATCGTCTGCGACGACTTCACCCGACCGTGGCCTTCGAAGCCGGCAAGATTCTGGATCCACGACCGGGCTGGGAGCGTTAAAAGCGAAACCTTTGACGGAAACCAAGAAGCCCGGATGCTGGCCACTTTTGCCGATCTGGTCAGCAATGCCACCGCGGCCACGGCGATGAATCAGCAGGCGCTCGATACCCAACAGATCCTGCAAACCATTGCCGATGGGATCGCTAGCTGA
- a CDS encoding SlyX family protein: protein MNPSESMQQQINKLQETVAFQQRTIDHFHEALLEIRRELDNATRQLEQQKGRVHWLSENIAGDNLPHEKPPHY from the coding sequence ATGAACCCGTCTGAATCGATGCAACAACAGATCAATAAGCTACAGGAAACCGTCGCGTTCCAGCAACGAACGATCGACCATTTTCACGAAGCCTTATTGGAGATCCGTCGCGAATTGGACAATGCGACGCGGCAGCTTGAGCAGCAGAAAGGACGCGTTCACTGGCTCTCGGAGAACATCGCTGGCGACAACCTGCCTCACGAGAAACCGCCGCACTATTGA
- a CDS encoding rod-binding protein — protein sequence MISGIHNQSLTNQAAAHSKSNLQQSGNALQAAPADEMQTLFRDFVGKTLFGELMSSMHKTHDKAAYFHGGQAEEIFQQQLDQVMVDEISDSSASQIADPMFELFQLSRRG from the coding sequence ATGATCAGCGGAATTCATAATCAATCGCTTACCAACCAAGCGGCGGCGCATTCGAAGTCGAATCTGCAGCAATCGGGCAATGCGTTGCAAGCGGCGCCAGCCGATGAAATGCAGACGCTGTTTCGCGACTTCGTCGGCAAGACGCTGTTTGGCGAACTGATGTCGTCGATGCACAAGACGCACGACAAAGCCGCCTACTTTCACGGCGGCCAGGCAGAAGAGATCTTCCAACAGCAGTTGGATCAGGTGATGGTCGACGAAATCAGCGATTCGTCCGCTTCGCAGATCGCCGACCCGATGTTCGAACTGTTCCAACTCTCCCGCCGCGGATAG